cttctatcCCACCTATTTCCCCTTCAGCTCTCTCACTGTTTGTAGATACCAGTTTGATCTCCAGTTGTATTTAATCTTGCTATCCTTCTCTCTAGATGCCCCTGCCCTCTAGACCTCACTGGTATCTGCTGTTCGGAGCCACTGACGAGGAGATCAAGGAGATCTGCCTAACAACTATCAAACTCTACACCAGGaagaaggtaacacacacaaaaactgtcCGCACTAAGCCACATACATATtattctctgtctcctcagccTAACTACGATCAtctggagaaggaggtgaagaggaggaagatgttCCTGCAGGAGGCCAAGCTGAAGGTCAAGGGGCTGAATCCTGACGGGACCCCCGTGCTGTCTGCCCTGGGGGGCTTCTCCCCCGGCTCCAAACCTTGTGAGGGCAACCTTTTAGTCTTCATTCAACCTTTATTTAACAAGGAAAACCTGTAGAGACATAATCTCTTTTTCAAGGAGACCTGGACACGAATGGCAGTAGAGCGATATTCAAAAGTTACATTGACCACATGTATGACAGTACAAAATCAGTACGCAATGGTTATAACATCCAGTTATAACCATTCCTTGTTCAGTAGATTGGACTGCAGCTTGGTCCACTACCAGAGGAtgacgcgtgcgtgtgtgttctcccagGTTCTCCTAATGCTGTGAAGTCAAGAAGGATCCTGACAACCCTGCGCTCCAAGAGCCCACACAATGGGTGAGAcccctacacacaaacatatacccacgctactacacacacacacacacatacacatatacacacactactgcacacacacacacacaccactgcacactactgcacactactgcacaaacacgcaccacTGCACACTTACTTCATACTCCCTCTAGGCCCAGAGCCGTGTGAAGCTCATCTCCTCTGAGTGTAatgccctcccctgcctctcaggatgaggaaggaggccAGGATTGGCAGGAACAGCAGGAGTGGGAGTGGCTCCCGGTCCAGAAGACTGCAGACAGTAAGACACCTTTCCTGCATCTTTAACCTGGGGTTATTGGGAGTTGATGTCTAGATGAGTTTGGTGTAGGCCCTCTCGTGCCACAACGAGAGGGCTCTCGTGCACGAGAGTGGCGgaggccaccaccaccactgtgGCGGGGGCGAGCGGAGGGA
The Osmerus eperlanus chromosome 17, fOsmEpe2.1, whole genome shotgun sequence DNA segment above includes these coding regions:
- the LOC134038127 gene encoding cyclin-L1-like, producing the protein MPLPSRPHWYLLFGATDEEIKEICLTTIKLYTRKKPNYDHLEKEVKRRKMFLQEAKLKVKGLNPDGTPVLSALGGFSPGSKPYWTAAWSTTRG